The following are encoded in a window of Prevotella melaninogenica genomic DNA:
- a CDS encoding glycosyltransferase family 87 protein, giving the protein MSDKVKRFLSHPLLSNCRLLLGIWIILSLAGMLKFHRSYNNFLIFRGVYWHTVNGTSLYAAYPTEYGDVNHYGPLFSLIIAPFAILPEWIGMLLWLLFLSGWLFAAIYWSGLRKSQQVYIYWFCGFTLLTALFMQQFNIAIAAIILSSFFLIDKEHEGWAAFFIVLGTLVKLYGIVGLAFFLFSRHKVRLILWLAVWSVILFLAPMAISSPDYIIGQYQEWYSSLVAKNTENIHSIAQNISLLGLVRRTTGCMNYSDLWLILPGMMLFALPFLRFSQYKNLAFRETILASVLMFVILFSTGSESSGYIIALTGACIWYTVVPWKRGNWAVALMVFVFILSGMGNSDLIPKWIRHDYIQQYALRALPISILWLWLCYELCTKDYTPIEKVDAHE; this is encoded by the coding sequence ATGAGTGATAAAGTCAAACGTTTTCTAAGTCATCCGCTACTCTCTAATTGCCGTTTACTCCTTGGTATATGGATTATCTTATCGTTGGCTGGTATGTTGAAATTTCATCGCAGTTATAACAACTTCCTTATCTTCAGGGGTGTTTATTGGCACACAGTAAATGGAACTTCGCTCTATGCGGCTTATCCTACAGAGTATGGAGATGTGAACCATTATGGTCCTTTATTTTCTCTAATCATAGCACCTTTTGCTATCCTCCCTGAGTGGATAGGCATGTTGCTATGGCTCTTGTTCTTATCAGGGTGGTTGTTTGCGGCTATCTATTGGTCAGGACTACGTAAATCACAGCAAGTCTACATCTATTGGTTCTGCGGATTTACATTGTTGACAGCTCTATTCATGCAGCAGTTCAACATAGCTATTGCCGCTATTATCCTCTCATCATTCTTTCTTATTGATAAGGAGCACGAAGGATGGGCAGCATTCTTCATCGTCTTAGGTACGTTGGTGAAACTTTATGGCATCGTGGGATTAGCATTTTTTCTTTTTTCACGGCACAAGGTACGACTAATACTATGGTTAGCAGTGTGGTCGGTAATACTTTTTTTAGCACCAATGGCAATCAGTTCGCCCGACTATATCATTGGACAATATCAAGAGTGGTACAGCAGCCTTGTTGCAAAGAATACGGAAAACATTCATTCGATTGCGCAGAATATCTCCCTCTTAGGGCTTGTCCGCCGTACAACAGGTTGTATGAATTATTCAGACCTATGGCTGATTCTACCTGGAATGATGCTCTTTGCCCTTCCTTTCCTACGCTTCTCACAGTATAAGAACCTTGCCTTTCGTGAGACAATACTTGCCTCTGTACTTATGTTTGTCATTCTTTTTAGTACAGGTAGTGAGTCAAGCGGATACATTATAGCATTAACAGGTGCTTGTATATGGTATACGGTTGTGCCATGGAAGCGTGGAAATTGGGCTGTAGCTCTGATGGTGTTTGTCTTTATATTGTCTGGTATGGGTAATAGCGACCTTATTCCGAAGTGGATACGCCACGATTACATACAGCAATATGCCCTCCGTGCGTTGCCAATCAGTATTCTCTGGTTGTGGCTTTGTTATGAGTTATGCACAAAGGATTATACCCCAATAGAAAAGGTTGATGCTCATGAATAA
- a CDS encoding glycosyltransferase family 4 protein — MNKKIIGYDAKRIVRNGTGLGSYGRTLINDLAPLMPDTNLRLYAPDAGRDDLRNQVELRDNVQFCYPDHLRFRLQRDWWRVKGVVKDLKTDGVELYHGLSGELPSGLAAAGIPGVVTIHDLIFLRHPEFYPAIDVFFYKRKFYQTLREASRIIAISECTKRDILYYGDFPEDKIDLVYQSCSTHFNQSVSPSLIEEARRKYQLPQRYILNVGTVEVRKNILLGIRTMAKLPSDLHLVIVGRKTKYQKKLDAEIKRLGIGERIHFLQGVPNDLLAAIYNQAEAFIYPSRYEGFGIPIIEAIQSGLPVVAATGSCLEEAGGPDCLYVGPDDVDGTAAAILSAIENRKEMVSKSQVYVKRFENQDVASQVLAIYEKTFFSPLL, encoded by the coding sequence ATGAATAAGAAGATAATAGGTTATGATGCTAAGCGTATCGTAAGAAATGGTACCGGATTAGGTAGCTATGGGCGTACGCTTATTAACGACCTTGCTCCGTTGATGCCTGACACAAACTTACGACTCTATGCTCCTGATGCCGGACGTGACGACCTTCGCAATCAGGTGGAACTGCGAGATAACGTGCAGTTCTGCTATCCCGACCACCTTCGTTTCCGTCTGCAGCGTGACTGGTGGCGTGTGAAAGGGGTAGTAAAAGACTTAAAGACTGATGGAGTAGAACTTTATCACGGTCTTTCGGGTGAACTCCCTTCAGGCTTGGCAGCAGCAGGAATCCCTGGTGTTGTTACTATTCATGACCTTATCTTCCTACGTCATCCAGAGTTCTATCCGGCTATTGACGTTTTCTTCTATAAGCGGAAGTTCTATCAGACACTACGCGAGGCAAGCCGTATCATTGCGATTAGCGAATGTACGAAGCGTGACATCTTATATTATGGTGACTTCCCAGAAGATAAGATAGACCTCGTCTACCAGAGTTGTAGCACCCACTTCAATCAGTCGGTAAGTCCTTCACTGATAGAGGAAGCCCGCCGTAAGTATCAACTTCCACAGCGTTATATATTAAATGTAGGAACGGTAGAAGTGCGGAAGAACATTCTTTTGGGTATTCGTACTATGGCAAAGCTACCTTCCGACTTACATCTTGTCATCGTAGGACGGAAGACTAAGTATCAGAAAAAGCTCGATGCAGAAATCAAACGTTTAGGAATTGGCGAGCGAATCCATTTCCTTCAAGGTGTACCTAACGACCTTCTCGCAGCTATTTACAATCAGGCTGAGGCTTTTATTTACCCTTCTCGTTATGAAGGCTTTGGTATTCCTATCATCGAAGCTATACAAAGTGGACTTCCAGTCGTGGCTGCTACGGGTAGTTGTTTAGAGGAAGCAGGAGGTCCGGATTGCCTTTATGTAGGTCCAGACGACGTCGATGGCACTGCAGCTGCAATCCTATCTGCGATTGAAAACCGCAAAGAAATGGTTAGTAAAAGCCAAGTTTACGTGAAACGATTTGAAAATCAAGATGTAGCTTCGCAGGTTCTTGCGATATATGAAAAAACATTCTTCTCCCCTCTCCTATAA
- a CDS encoding DNA-binding protein → MIEFKVTSRKATMGKMKGKTVYIAVPKGQQKLSPEMILERIVRETSLSEGDARNVIITLRNLILECARMGTGLDLGDIFSLRVNVPSKMEENEKDVSAKSLKTPKLTLTWKEPVRKALKELQVDVDNPARKKVKGKEEKEKKEKEGGGPEAG, encoded by the coding sequence ATGATTGAATTTAAAGTAACGTCTCGTAAGGCGACCATGGGAAAGATGAAGGGTAAGACGGTGTATATCGCTGTGCCGAAAGGTCAGCAGAAGCTCTCGCCCGAAATGATATTGGAACGGATTGTGCGTGAGACATCATTGAGTGAGGGTGATGCAAGGAACGTTATCATCACGCTGCGCAATCTTATTCTTGAGTGTGCCCGCATGGGTACAGGCTTAGACCTTGGCGACATCTTTTCGCTGCGTGTCAACGTGCCTTCAAAGATGGAGGAGAACGAGAAAGATGTTTCGGCAAAGAGCCTTAAGACTCCGAAGCTTACCTTGACCTGGAAGGAGCCAGTGCGCAAGGCCTTGAAAGAGCTGCAGGTGGATGTGGATAATCCGGCGAGGAAGAAAGTGAAAGGAAAGGAGGAAAAAGAAAAGAAAGAGAAGGAAGGTGGAGGACCGGAGGCGGGATAG
- a CDS encoding GtrA family protein — protein MAICIKELWQRWRKDFWRLFRFGITGTICSLIHYAIYCLFLLFTNTTIAYTAGYGVGLLCNYGLTTYFTFKGKPSKNNVAGFVGSHLLNYLLEIGLLHLFLWMGVSKWLSPILVMVIVVPINFVLLRLVFIKNKSESE, from the coding sequence ATGGCGATATGCATTAAAGAGCTTTGGCAACGCTGGCGAAAAGACTTCTGGCGACTCTTCCGTTTTGGTATAACAGGCACTATATGTTCGCTTATCCATTATGCGATCTATTGTCTCTTTCTACTCTTTACGAATACAACCATAGCTTATACGGCTGGTTACGGAGTAGGACTTCTTTGTAACTATGGACTTACAACCTACTTTACTTTTAAGGGAAAACCGTCAAAGAACAACGTTGCTGGCTTCGTTGGTAGCCACCTACTCAACTATCTTTTAGAGATAGGACTGCTCCATCTCTTCCTTTGGATGGGTGTAAGCAAATGGCTGTCGCCTATTCTTGTGATGGTGATAGTAGTACCTATCAACTTCGTTTTATTACGCCTTGTGTTCATTAAGAACAAATCAGAATCAGAATAA
- a CDS encoding glycosyltransferase family 2 protein: MIKLATVSPCYNEEEVLEQSAAQLMELFDELISQGRISDDSMIVFVNDGSHDRTWEIIQQLHSQHPRIKGINLAHNVGHQNAIMAGMMTAKDWADAVITLDADLQDDYQKCIPQMVDAFEEGNEIVYGVKVSRKADPILKRMSAQAFYHLQEKMGVNSIFNHADFRLMSRQSLEILSGYKERNLYLRGLIPSIGLKSTTVDDRISERKAGTSKYTLRKMLGLALDGITSFSVKPIYYVIYLGIAFLFVTLCIGIYVIHAFVNHTEVAGWASLILSIWLVGAMLMISIGAVGVYIAKIYEEVKQRPLYNISQILD; encoded by the coding sequence ATGATAAAACTTGCAACAGTCTCTCCATGTTACAACGAGGAAGAGGTTTTAGAACAGTCGGCAGCACAGCTCATGGAACTATTCGACGAACTCATCAGTCAGGGAAGGATTTCCGATGACTCGATGATTGTGTTTGTCAATGACGGAAGCCATGACCGAACATGGGAGATTATCCAACAGCTCCACAGCCAGCATCCACGTATAAAGGGTATCAACCTCGCTCATAACGTGGGGCATCAAAATGCTATCATGGCTGGTATGATGACGGCAAAAGACTGGGCTGATGCTGTTATCACACTCGATGCCGACTTGCAAGACGACTATCAGAAATGTATTCCGCAGATGGTTGATGCCTTTGAGGAAGGCAATGAGATTGTCTATGGGGTGAAGGTTTCGCGCAAAGCCGACCCAATCTTGAAGCGTATGTCTGCACAGGCGTTCTATCATCTACAAGAGAAGATGGGCGTGAACAGTATCTTTAACCATGCCGACTTCCGTCTGATGAGCCGTCAGTCCTTAGAGATACTCTCTGGATATAAGGAACGTAACCTCTATCTGCGTGGCCTCATCCCTTCTATTGGACTCAAGTCTACAACTGTTGACGACCGTATCAGCGAACGTAAAGCTGGTACTTCTAAATACACTTTGCGCAAGATGCTTGGCTTGGCATTGGATGGTATCACATCATTCTCCGTAAAACCAATCTACTATGTCATCTATCTTGGTATCGCCTTCTTATTTGTCACCTTGTGCATAGGTATCTACGTCATCCACGCTTTCGTCAATCATACAGAGGTAGCGGGCTGGGCTTCACTCATTCTTAGTATCTGGCTCGTGGGCGCTATGCTGATGATTTCTATCGGTGCGGTGGGAGTTTATATTGCCAAAATATATGAAGAGGTAAAGCAGCGTCCACTTTATAACATCAGTCAAATACTCGATTAA
- a CDS encoding polysaccharide deacetylase family protein, translating into MILLSFDTEEFDVPREHGVDFSLEEGMKVSIEGTNHILDILKANNVCATFFCTGNFAELAPEVMERIKNEGHEVACHGVDHWQPKPEDVFRSKEIIERVTGVKVAGYRQPRMFPVSDEDIEKAGYLYNSSLNPAFIPGRYMHLTTPRTWFMQGKVMQIPASVSPHLRIPLFWLSMHNFPEWFYLRLVRQVLRHDGYFVTYFHPWEFYDLKSHPEFKMPFIIKNHSGHELEQRLDRFIKAMKADKQEFITYVDFVNRQKK; encoded by the coding sequence ATGATATTACTGAGCTTCGATACGGAAGAGTTTGATGTACCACGTGAACATGGGGTAGACTTCTCCCTTGAAGAGGGTATGAAGGTATCCATTGAGGGTACTAATCACATCCTCGACATACTGAAGGCGAATAACGTCTGCGCTACCTTCTTCTGCACTGGCAACTTTGCAGAACTGGCACCAGAGGTCATGGAGCGTATTAAGAACGAAGGGCACGAGGTGGCTTGTCATGGTGTTGACCACTGGCAACCCAAGCCAGAGGACGTTTTCCGTTCTAAAGAAATCATCGAACGCGTAACAGGTGTGAAGGTTGCGGGCTATCGTCAGCCACGTATGTTCCCTGTATCGGATGAGGATATAGAGAAGGCTGGCTACCTTTATAACTCTTCTTTGAATCCTGCTTTTATACCGGGTCGATACATGCACCTCACCACTCCACGCACATGGTTTATGCAAGGGAAGGTCATGCAGATACCTGCCAGCGTTAGTCCACACCTACGCATTCCACTCTTCTGGCTTTCCATGCACAACTTCCCAGAGTGGTTCTATCTTCGTTTAGTTCGACAGGTATTGCGCCACGATGGCTATTTCGTGACCTATTTCCACCCATGGGAGTTCTATGATCTCAAGTCACATCCAGAGTTCAAGATGCCTTTTATCATCAAGAACCATAGTGGACACGAATTGGAACAGCGACTCGACCGCTTTATCAAAGCAATGAAGGCAGACAAGCAGGAGTTTATTACCTACGTTGACTTTGTCAACCGCCAGAAGAAATAA